The Synechocystis sp. PCC 7509 genome includes a window with the following:
- the cysC gene encoding adenylyl-sulfate kinase, whose product MERGHIGVTLWFTGLSGAGKTTISQAVETELRLKGCKVEVLDGDIVRQNLTKDLGFSREDRDENIRRIGFVANLLTRNQVIVLVSAISPYREIRTEVRQRIGNFIEIYVNAPLEVCEQRDVKGLYKKARSGVIKNFTGIDDPYEPPINPDVECSTDKESLEQSVSKVLDQLTTLGLKL is encoded by the coding sequence ATGGAGCGCGGACATATTGGTGTGACACTGTGGTTTACAGGCTTGAGCGGCGCGGGTAAAACCACAATTAGCCAAGCAGTAGAAACAGAACTACGGCTAAAGGGGTGTAAAGTTGAAGTTTTAGATGGTGATATAGTACGTCAGAACCTGACTAAAGACTTGGGATTTAGTAGAGAAGATCGTGATGAAAACATCCGACGTATTGGTTTTGTAGCCAATTTATTAACTCGAAATCAGGTAATTGTTTTAGTTTCGGCGATATCACCCTATAGAGAAATTCGCACTGAAGTACGCCAACGCATCGGCAACTTTATTGAAATTTACGTCAATGCACCTCTAGAAGTATGCGAACAAAGAGATGTAAAGGGGCTATACAAAAAAGCTCGTTCAGGAGTAATTAAAAATTTTACTGGGATAGACGATCCTTACGAGCCACCGATTAATCCAGACGTAGAATGTAGTACCGATAAAGAAAGTTTAGAACAAAGTGTATCTAAAGTATTAGACCAGTTAACTACCCTAGGACTCAAGCTTTAG